A genomic region of Caloenas nicobarica isolate bCalNic1 chromosome 9, bCalNic1.hap1, whole genome shotgun sequence contains the following coding sequences:
- the PLCG2 gene encoding 1-phosphatidylinositol 4,5-bisphosphate phosphodiesterase gamma-2 isoform X2 — protein sequence MEIKEIRPGKNSKDFERCKAKQREEHCFTIFYGTQFVLNTLSLAADSKDDADKWLCGLNILYQEVMSAPTPAITESWLRKQIYSVDQTRRNSISLRELKTVLPQVNFKVSSMKFLKDKFAEIGAHKEDLSFEQFHLFYKKIMFEQQKSILDEFKKDSSVFILGNTDRPDASAVHLHDFQRFLLHEQQESWAQDLSKVRERMTKFIDDTMRETAEPFLFVDEFLTYLFAKENSIWDEKYDSIDAQDMNNPLSHYWISSSHNTYLTGDQLRSESSTEAYIRCLRMGCRCIELDCWDGPDGKPIIYHGWTRTTKIKFDDVVQAIKDHAFVTSEYPVILSIEEHCSVEQQRHMAKVFKEVFGDQLLMKPVEASADQLPSPTQLKEKIIIKHKKLGPKGDVDVNLEDKKEEKKQQGELYMWDTIEQKWTRHYCAIADEKLSFSDDIEQNADEDSPKEVKRTELHLKEKWFHGKMKEGRTTAEKLLQEYCAEMGGKDGTFLVRESEAFPNDCTLSFWRSGRVQHCRIRSSSDGDAVKYYLTDNLTFDSIYDLIQHYKEAHLRCAEFELRLTDAVPNPSPHETKDWYYSNLSRGEAEDMLMRIPRDGAFLIRKRDEPDSFAMTFRAEGKVKHFRIQQEGRHFVLGTSAYFESLVELVTYYEKHPLYRKMKLRYPVTEELLERYSTEKDISSLYEVKMYVEPSEITPTVPQRTVKALYDYRAKRSDELSFSRGALIHNVTKETGGWWKGDYGEKVQHYFPSNYVEDLSSDNSAELESQIIEDNPLGSLCRGILVLNTYNVVKMPQGKHNKPFVFILEPKNPEDPSVEFATDKVEELFEWYQSIREITWKTTEEENRRKYWEKNQLIAIELSDLVIYCKPTSKTKDNLENPDFKEIRSFVETKAENIVKQKPVELLKYNLKGLTRVYPKGQRVDSSNYDPFRLWLCGSQMVALNFQTPDKYMQLNHALFSLNGRTGYVLQPESMRNEDYDPMPNDSKRKLQMIMTVRVLGARHLPKLGRSIACPFIEVEICGTEYDNNKFKTTVVNDNGLNPVWAPCPEQVKFEIYDPNLAFLRFVVYEEDMFSDPNFLAHATFPIKGIKSGFRSVPLKNGYSEDIELASLLIHCEMQQVLESEEELYSSCRQLRKRQEELNNQLFLYDTHMNLRNPNRDAILKEFNVNEHKLQIYQETCNRRLKEKKVSNSKFYS from the exons GAAATAGGCGCTCACAAGGAAGATCTCAGTTTTGAacaatttcatttgttttacaaGAAAATCATGTTTGAACAGCAGAAATCG attCTTGATGAATTCAAAAAGGATTCCTCTGTGTTCATTCTTGG aaatactgaCCGTCCAGATGCTTCAGCAGTTCATCTCCATGATTTTCAGAGATTCCTGCTACATGAGCAGCAG GAATCTTGGGCACAAGATCTCAGTAAAGTCAGAGAACGAATGACGAAGTTTATTGATGACACTATGAGAGAAACTGCTGAACCCTTCCTCTTTGTTGATGAG TTCCTTACTTacctttttgcaaaagaaaacagtatttggGATGAGAAATATGATTCAATAGATGCGCAGGACATGAATAATCCTTTGTCCCACTACTGGATTTCTTCCTCTCATAACAC ATATCTGACAGGAGACCAGCTTCGAAGTGAATCCTCCACAGAGGCTTACATCAGGTGCCTTAGAATGGGATGTCGATGTATTGAGT TGGATTGCTGGGATGGTCCTGATGGGAAACCCATCATTTACCATGGATGGACACGGACAACAAAGATCAAATTCGATGACGTAGTTCAGGCAATCAAAGATCATGCCTTTGTTACATCTGA ATACCCAGTCATTCTGTCAATTGAAGAGCACTGCAGTGTGGAGCAGCAGCGGCACATGGCCAAAGTGTTCAAGGAGGTGTTTGGGGACCAGCTTTTAATGAAGCCCGTTGAAGCCAGTGCAGATCAGCTGCCGTCACCAAcccagctgaaagaaaaaatcatcATCAAG cacaAAAAACTGGGGCCAAAGGGAGACGTTGATGTGAACTTGGaagacaagaaagaagaaaaaaaacaacaaggaGAACTTTACATGTGGGACACGATAGAACAG AAATGGACTCGGCACTACTGTGCTATTGCTGATGAGAAGCTTTCATTCAGCGATGACATAGAACAGAATGCTGATGAAGATTCACCAAAG GAGGTGAAACGTACTGAACTGCACTTAAAAGAGAAATGGTTCCATGGGAAAATGAAGGAGGGGAGAACAACTGCTGAGAAACTGCTCCAGGAATATTGTGCTGAAATGGGTGGCAAGGATGGGACATTCCTAGTTAGGGAAAGTGAGGCTTTCCCTAATGATTGCACCTTGTCATTCTG GAGGTCAGGCAGAGTCCAGCACTGCCGTATCCGTTCTTCAAGTGACGGGGACGCTGTGAAATACTACCTGACGGACAACCTCACCTTCGACAGCATCTATGATCTCATTCAACACTACAAGGAGGCCCACTTGCGATGTGCTGAGTTTGAGCTGCGTCTGACTGATGCTGTGCCTAATCCCAGCCCTCATGAGACTAAAGA TTGGTACTATAGTAACTTGAGTCGGGGAGAGGCAGAAGACATGCTGATGCGAATTCCTCGAGATGGAGCCTTTCTGATTAGAAAGAGAGATGAGCCTGATTCGTTTGCCATGACTTTCAG AGCGGAGGGGAAGGTGAAGCACTTCCGAATTCAGCAAGAAGGTCGTCATTTTGTTCTTGGAACCTCGGCCTATTTCGAGAGTTTAGTGGAGCTGGTAACGTACTACGAGAAGCATCCGCTGTACAGGAAAATGAAGTTGCGTTACCCGGTgactgaggagctgctggagcgcTACAGCACG GAAAAAGATATAAGCTCCCTCTATGAGGTCAAGATGTATGTGGAACCCAGTGAAATCACCCCTACAGTG CCTCAGAGAACAGTGAAAGCCTTGTATGACTACAGAGCCAAAAGAAGTGATGAATTGAGCTTCTCTCGAGGAGCTTTAATTCATAATGTCACAAAGGAAACTGGAGGCTG GTGGAAGGGGGATTATGGAGAAAAAGTCCAACACTATTTTCCATCTAATTATGTTGAAGACCTGTCATCTGATAACTCTGCTGAGCTCGAGAGCCAG ATTATCGAAGACAATCCGTTAGGCTCTCTCTGTCGTGGCATACTGGTACTCAATACGTACAACGTTG TGAAAATGCCACAAGGGAAACACAACAAGCCTTTTGTCTTTATTCTGGAACCTAAGAATCCAGAAGATCCATCTGTTGAGTTTGCAACGGATAAAGTAGAAGAACTCTTTGAATGGTACCAAAGTATCCGTGAAATCACTTGGAAAACTACAGAAGAG GAGAACAGGAGGAAATACTGGGAAAAGAATCAATTGATTGCTATTGAATTATCCGATCTGGTAATCTATTGCAAGCcaacaagcaaaaccaaggaCAATTTAG AAAATCCTGATTTCAAAGAAATCCGTTCTTTTGTGGAAACCAAGGCAGAAAACATTGTTAAGCAAAAGCCAGTTGAGTTGTTGAAATACAACCTGAAGGGACTGACACGCGTCTATCCTAAAGGACAGAGGGTCGACTCATCCAACTACGACCCATTTCGCCTCTGGCTTTGTGGCTCCCAGATGGTGGCTCTTAACTTCCAAACACCAG ATAAATACATGCAATTGAACCATGCCTTGTTTTCACTTAATGGACGCACTGGCTATGTTCTGCAGCCAGAAAGCATGCGAAATGAAGACTACGACCCAATGCCAAACGACTCGAAGAGGAAATTGCAGATGATTATGACAGTGAGG GTTTTAGGTGCTCGTCATCTCCCTAAACTTGGTAGAAGCATCGCTTGTCCCTTTATAGAGGTAGAAATTTGTGGCACTGAATATGATAACAACAAATTCAAGACAACAGTTGTGA ATGACAATGGCCTTAATCCAGTTTGGGCACCCTGTCCAGAGCAAGTGAAATTTGAAATTTATGATCCAAATCTAGCATTTCTGCGCTTTGTTGTTTATGAGGAGGATATGTTCAGTGATCCCAATTTCTTAGCACACGCCACTTTTCCCATCAAAGGAATCAAATCAG GTTTTAGATCAGTTCCTCTCAAGAACGGCTACAGTGAAGATATAGAGCTGGCCTCTCTTCTGATTCACTGTGAAATGCAACAAGTGCTG GAAAGTGAAGAAGAGCTTTATTCCTCATGTCGGCAACTTCGGAAGCGCCAGGAGGAGCTTAATAACCAGCTGTTCCTTTATGACACCCATATGAATTTAAGAAATCCTAACAGAGATGCTATATTAAAAGAATTCAATGTGAATGAGCACAAACTCCAGATATATCAAGAGACATGCAACCGCAG attaaaggagaagaaagtcaGTAACAGCAAATTCTACTCTTAA
- the SDR42E1 gene encoding short-chain dehydrogenase/reductase family 42E member 1 isoform X2, whose amino-acid sequence MAQKHLGCALYQKGVDVILFDVVKPCQTVPEGIKFMQGDVCCLSEVERALRDVICVFHTASYGMSGREQLNRKLIEDVNVKGTENVIQACKSAGVSGLVYTSTYNVIFGGQIIENGDESLPYLPLHLHPDHYSRTKSLAEMKVLEANGAELGNGKGVLRTCALRPAGIYGPGEQRHLPRIVSYIERGLFKFVYGDPLSLVEFVHVDNLVQAHILASEALKANKKHIAAGQAYFISDGRPVNNFEFFRPLVEGLGYKFPTCRLPLSLVYFFAFLTEVVHFLVGHVYNFQPFLTRTEVYKTGVTHYFSMEKARKELGYEPQQYSLNEVVEWFRSQGCGPKPRKYTVVHLIRDGGLLLLLIAVMVSWFPSAVTFSA is encoded by the exons ATGGCACAAAAGCA TTTAGGTTGTGCCCTATACCAAAAGGGAGTTGATGTGATTCTCTTTGATGTTGTGAAGCCATGTCAAACCGTGCCAGAGGGAATAAAGTTCATGCAAGGGGATGTCTGTTGCCTGTCTGAAGTGGAAAGGGCTCTCAGAGATGTAATCTGCGTATTCCATACTGCTTCCTATGGAATGtctggcagggagcagctgaacCGAAAACTTATCGAAGATGTTAATGTGAAAGGAACGGAAAATGTCATCCAAGCCTGCAAGAGCGCAGGAGTGTCGGGTCTGGTTTATACAAGTACATATAACGTGATATTTGGAGGCCAGATTATAGAAAATGGGGACGAATCTCTGCCTTACTTACCTCTTCaccttcatccagatcactaCTCCCGGACCAAATCTTTAGCTGAAATGAAGGTGCTGGAAGCAAATGGTGCTGAGCTTGGAAATGGGAAAGGGGTGTTAAGGACTTGTGCTCTCCGCCCAGCAGGTATCTATGGGCCTGGGGAACAAAGGCATCTTCCAAGAATAGTGAGTTACATTGAAAGAGGACTGTTTAAATTTGTATATGGAGATCCTCTTAGTTTAGTAGAATTTGTACATGTAGACAATCTAGTTCAGGCTCATATTCTTGCCTCTGAGGCCCTCAAAGCCAACAAAAAGCACATAGCTGCAGGCCAAgcctattttatttcagatggcAGGCCTGTAAATAACTTTGAATTTTTCCGACCATTAGTAGAAGGTTTGGGTTACAAATTCCCAACCTGCcgtctccctctctcccttgtCTATTTTTTTGCATTCCTTACTGAAGTAGTTCATTTTCTTGTAGGTCACGTTTATaattttcagcctttcctcactcGCACGGAGGTTTACAAAACTGGTGTCACGCATTATTTTAGCATGGAGAAGGCCAGAAAAGAGCTGGGGTATGAGCCTCAGCAGTACAGCCTGAATGAAGTGGTTGAGTGGTTTAGATCTCAGGGATGTGGACCAAAGCCGAGAAAATACACTGTTGTACATCTCATTAGGGATGGAGGattgctcctgctgctgattGCTGTGATGGTCTCATGGTTTCCATCTGCAGTTACATTTTCAGCCTGA
- the SDR42E1 gene encoding short-chain dehydrogenase/reductase family 42E member 1 isoform X3, which yields MQGDVCCLSEVERALRDVICVFHTASYGMSGREQLNRKLIEDVNVKGTENVIQACKSAGVSGLVYTSTYNVIFGGQIIENGDESLPYLPLHLHPDHYSRTKSLAEMKVLEANGAELGNGKGVLRTCALRPAGIYGPGEQRHLPRIVSYIERGLFKFVYGDPLSLVEFVHVDNLVQAHILASEALKANKKHIAAGQAYFISDGRPVNNFEFFRPLVEGLGYKFPTCRLPLSLVYFFAFLTEVVHFLVGHVYNFQPFLTRTEVYKTGVTHYFSMEKARKELGYEPQQYSLNEVVEWFRSQGCGPKPRKYTVVHLIRDGGLLLLLIAVMVSWFPSAVTFSA from the coding sequence ATGCAAGGGGATGTCTGTTGCCTGTCTGAAGTGGAAAGGGCTCTCAGAGATGTAATCTGCGTATTCCATACTGCTTCCTATGGAATGtctggcagggagcagctgaacCGAAAACTTATCGAAGATGTTAATGTGAAAGGAACGGAAAATGTCATCCAAGCCTGCAAGAGCGCAGGAGTGTCGGGTCTGGTTTATACAAGTACATATAACGTGATATTTGGAGGCCAGATTATAGAAAATGGGGACGAATCTCTGCCTTACTTACCTCTTCaccttcatccagatcactaCTCCCGGACCAAATCTTTAGCTGAAATGAAGGTGCTGGAAGCAAATGGTGCTGAGCTTGGAAATGGGAAAGGGGTGTTAAGGACTTGTGCTCTCCGCCCAGCAGGTATCTATGGGCCTGGGGAACAAAGGCATCTTCCAAGAATAGTGAGTTACATTGAAAGAGGACTGTTTAAATTTGTATATGGAGATCCTCTTAGTTTAGTAGAATTTGTACATGTAGACAATCTAGTTCAGGCTCATATTCTTGCCTCTGAGGCCCTCAAAGCCAACAAAAAGCACATAGCTGCAGGCCAAgcctattttatttcagatggcAGGCCTGTAAATAACTTTGAATTTTTCCGACCATTAGTAGAAGGTTTGGGTTACAAATTCCCAACCTGCcgtctccctctctcccttgtCTATTTTTTTGCATTCCTTACTGAAGTAGTTCATTTTCTTGTAGGTCACGTTTATaattttcagcctttcctcactcGCACGGAGGTTTACAAAACTGGTGTCACGCATTATTTTAGCATGGAGAAGGCCAGAAAAGAGCTGGGGTATGAGCCTCAGCAGTACAGCCTGAATGAAGTGGTTGAGTGGTTTAGATCTCAGGGATGTGGACCAAAGCCGAGAAAATACACTGTTGTACATCTCATTAGGGATGGAGGattgctcctgctgctgattGCTGTGATGGTCTCATGGTTTCCATCTGCAGTTACATTTTCAGCCTGA
- the SDR42E1 gene encoding short-chain dehydrogenase/reductase family 42E member 1 isoform X1 has product MKRENAAKERVLITGGGGYFGFRLGCALYQKGVDVILFDVVKPCQTVPEGIKFMQGDVCCLSEVERALRDVICVFHTASYGMSGREQLNRKLIEDVNVKGTENVIQACKSAGVSGLVYTSTYNVIFGGQIIENGDESLPYLPLHLHPDHYSRTKSLAEMKVLEANGAELGNGKGVLRTCALRPAGIYGPGEQRHLPRIVSYIERGLFKFVYGDPLSLVEFVHVDNLVQAHILASEALKANKKHIAAGQAYFISDGRPVNNFEFFRPLVEGLGYKFPTCRLPLSLVYFFAFLTEVVHFLVGHVYNFQPFLTRTEVYKTGVTHYFSMEKARKELGYEPQQYSLNEVVEWFRSQGCGPKPRKYTVVHLIRDGGLLLLLIAVMVSWFPSAVTFSA; this is encoded by the exons ATGAAACGAGAAAACGCTGCCAAGGAAAGAGTCCTCATCACTGGAGGAGGCGGCTATTTTGGCTTCCG TTTAGGTTGTGCCCTATACCAAAAGGGAGTTGATGTGATTCTCTTTGATGTTGTGAAGCCATGTCAAACCGTGCCAGAGGGAATAAAGTTCATGCAAGGGGATGTCTGTTGCCTGTCTGAAGTGGAAAGGGCTCTCAGAGATGTAATCTGCGTATTCCATACTGCTTCCTATGGAATGtctggcagggagcagctgaacCGAAAACTTATCGAAGATGTTAATGTGAAAGGAACGGAAAATGTCATCCAAGCCTGCAAGAGCGCAGGAGTGTCGGGTCTGGTTTATACAAGTACATATAACGTGATATTTGGAGGCCAGATTATAGAAAATGGGGACGAATCTCTGCCTTACTTACCTCTTCaccttcatccagatcactaCTCCCGGACCAAATCTTTAGCTGAAATGAAGGTGCTGGAAGCAAATGGTGCTGAGCTTGGAAATGGGAAAGGGGTGTTAAGGACTTGTGCTCTCCGCCCAGCAGGTATCTATGGGCCTGGGGAACAAAGGCATCTTCCAAGAATAGTGAGTTACATTGAAAGAGGACTGTTTAAATTTGTATATGGAGATCCTCTTAGTTTAGTAGAATTTGTACATGTAGACAATCTAGTTCAGGCTCATATTCTTGCCTCTGAGGCCCTCAAAGCCAACAAAAAGCACATAGCTGCAGGCCAAgcctattttatttcagatggcAGGCCTGTAAATAACTTTGAATTTTTCCGACCATTAGTAGAAGGTTTGGGTTACAAATTCCCAACCTGCcgtctccctctctcccttgtCTATTTTTTTGCATTCCTTACTGAAGTAGTTCATTTTCTTGTAGGTCACGTTTATaattttcagcctttcctcactcGCACGGAGGTTTACAAAACTGGTGTCACGCATTATTTTAGCATGGAGAAGGCCAGAAAAGAGCTGGGGTATGAGCCTCAGCAGTACAGCCTGAATGAAGTGGTTGAGTGGTTTAGATCTCAGGGATGTGGACCAAAGCCGAGAAAATACACTGTTGTACATCTCATTAGGGATGGAGGattgctcctgctgctgattGCTGTGATGGTCTCATGGTTTCCATCTGCAGTTACATTTTCAGCCTGA